The window GCGTCATCACGTCGATAACGAGGCGATCCGGCTTCTTCGCGCTGCGATCGGCAGGCAGCGTGTAAACGGCGTAATTCTGCTCCTCCACCTCCGAAGCGAAGGAAACCATGATCTCCACGCCGCGCCGTCCCTCCTCGCGCAGCGTCATGAAGCGTCCGAGTGCGCCGTCGAGCGTCGCATCCGTGCGCATGGCGCCGAGTTTCGCATCCTGCACGGCCACGATCAGATGCTTGGGCTTCGACGAATCTTTCTGAACCGTATAGGAAACATCCGCACGACTCATGCCGATCTCGATGCGCAGCACGCTGCGTCCATCCTCCTCGAGCACCTGATACTGGAGGTCATTGAGCTCAAGCGCCCGCGCGGCGAAAGCCTCGGGGGCAAAGAGCATGAGCGCCATCAGAAAAAGGCTGAAGGACAAAAAAAATCGTTTGAACAAAAAAACCACTCCTATCGTCAATCTCATAAGAGCGTCAAGCTCCGAGTTTCCATCTCACTTCTCAATCTCCCTTGAGACTCTGCAGAAGCGCCTCCGCTTCTTCGCGCGCCGCCTTCGTGCGCTCCTCGTCAAAGGAAATCTCCCAGCGAATATAATCGCCCTCTGAAAGCC of the Selenomonas sputigena genome contains:
- a CDS encoding DUF3006 domain-containing protein, producing the protein MAFAVIDRFEEEKAVLLVGEEEKKVVFPADELPAGLSEGDYIRWEISFDEERTKAAREEAEALLQSLKGD